A genomic stretch from Desulfotignum balticum DSM 7044 includes:
- a CDS encoding formylglycine-generating enzyme family protein, which yields MENNLNRQFVPFDGIIPVKWWSWFLFFCLICVIQAAEGQEKQITNHLGMTFIRVAPGTFLMGSPETEEHRTSNETQHQIHIRKPFYLQETEVTLEQWRAVMGNSWFIRREGTARTPVTRVSFYDVQKFIRKLNKKGSAQYRLPSEAEWEYACRAGTTTAYSWGNEIDCSKGMYANNQKKLCDCCDYYRSVGLPVNGPAPVGSFAPNPWGFYDMHGNVWEWCADVYTDDIRTPGVNTYDLFSSRPRVRRGGSWYKYGQFLRSANRTYAHPGARFQTTGFRLVRETD from the coding sequence ATGGAAAACAACCTGAACAGACAATTTGTGCCCTTTGATGGCATAATACCGGTAAAATGGTGGTCCTGGTTCCTTTTTTTCTGTCTGATCTGTGTAATCCAGGCTGCTGAGGGCCAGGAAAAACAGATCACCAATCATCTGGGCATGACCTTTATCCGGGTGGCTCCCGGCACATTTCTCATGGGAAGCCCTGAAACTGAAGAACACCGGACAAGCAATGAAACACAGCACCAGATTCATATCAGAAAACCGTTTTATCTCCAGGAGACCGAAGTAACCCTGGAACAATGGCGGGCGGTGATGGGAAACAGCTGGTTTATCAGACGAGAAGGCACAGCCCGGACCCCGGTCACCCGTGTCTCTTTTTATGATGTCCAGAAATTTATCAGAAAACTCAACAAAAAAGGCAGCGCGCAATACCGGCTTCCTTCGGAAGCGGAATGGGAATATGCCTGCAGGGCCGGCACCACCACCGCATACAGCTGGGGAAATGAGATTGACTGTTCCAAGGGCATGTATGCCAATAATCAGAAAAAATTGTGCGATTGCTGTGATTATTACCGGTCTGTGGGACTGCCGGTAAACGGGCCTGCCCCGGTGGGGTCCTTTGCCCCCAATCCATGGGGGTTTTATGACATGCACGGCAATGTCTGGGAATGGTGTGCAGATGTATATACCGATGACATACGCACCCCCGGGGTCAACACCTATGATCTTTTCTCTTCCAGGCCAAGGGTACGCCGGGGCGGCAGCTGGTACAAATATGGCCAGTTTCTCAGAAGCGCCAACCGAACCTATGCCCATCCCGGCGCCAGGTTCCAGACCACCGGATTCAGGCTGGTCCGTGAGACAGATTGA
- a CDS encoding B12-binding domain-containing radical SAM protein, whose translation MKILFIYPEFPDTFWSFTHALSFIGKKAAFPPLGLITVAALVPENWDKRLKDTNVERLKDKDIVWADLVFIGGMAVQRTSTRQIIDRCKTLNVKVVAGGPLFTCEPEAFMDVDHLVLDEAELTLPKFLSDLGNGRAEKIYRADGFCDPDDTPVPLWGLLNMKRYASMSLQFSRGCPFNCDFCNVTALFGHIPRLKKADRIILELDHIYAAGWRGSIFFVDDNFIGNKSYLKKHLLPALVDWRKDKKGCVFFTESSINLADDPELLDMMVKAGFDSVFIGIESPDEVCLAECHKTQNKNRDLLESVGIIQRSGLQVMGGFIVGFDSDEPSIFQRQIDFIQKSGIVTAMVGMLQAIPGTRLFDRLQQESRVTKSFTGDNVNGTTNIIPKMGMDNLFNGYQAIMKQIYQPKNYYRRIRTLLMELKAPEIVAPIDFQRFLSFFRAGLRLGVFGKERFHYWNLIAWTLVRKPRLVPMAITLSIYGYHYRKICERYIYKA comes from the coding sequence ATGAAAATTTTATTCATTTACCCTGAATTTCCGGATACGTTCTGGTCTTTCACCCATGCCTTGAGCTTTATCGGAAAAAAAGCGGCGTTTCCGCCGCTGGGATTGATCACGGTGGCGGCCCTGGTGCCTGAAAACTGGGACAAACGCCTGAAGGATACCAATGTGGAGCGCCTCAAAGACAAGGATATTGTCTGGGCCGATCTGGTGTTTATCGGCGGCATGGCCGTGCAGCGCACATCCACCCGGCAGATCATCGATCGCTGTAAAACATTGAATGTCAAGGTTGTGGCCGGCGGGCCGCTGTTTACCTGTGAACCCGAAGCGTTCATGGACGTGGACCACCTGGTGCTGGATGAAGCGGAGTTGACCCTGCCCAAATTTTTGTCGGATCTTGGCAACGGCCGGGCTGAAAAAATATACCGGGCCGACGGATTCTGTGATCCTGATGACACCCCCGTGCCTTTGTGGGGGCTGTTAAACATGAAACGGTATGCATCCATGAGCTTGCAGTTTTCCAGGGGCTGCCCGTTTAACTGTGATTTCTGTAACGTGACGGCCTTGTTCGGCCACATCCCCCGGTTAAAAAAAGCCGACCGGATCATCCTGGAGCTGGATCATATTTATGCAGCCGGCTGGCGCGGCAGTATCTTTTTTGTGGATGATAATTTTATCGGTAACAAGTCGTATTTAAAAAAACATCTGCTCCCGGCCCTGGTTGACTGGCGAAAAGATAAAAAAGGCTGTGTATTTTTTACGGAATCCTCCATCAATCTGGCGGATGATCCTGAACTTTTAGACATGATGGTAAAAGCCGGGTTTGATTCCGTGTTTATCGGCATTGAATCTCCGGATGAAGTGTGCCTTGCCGAATGTCATAAAACCCAGAATAAAAACAGGGATCTTCTGGAAAGCGTGGGCATCATCCAACGTTCCGGGCTGCAGGTCATGGGCGGGTTCATCGTCGGGTTTGACAGTGACGAGCCGTCCATTTTCCAGCGCCAGATCGATTTTATCCAGAAAAGCGGCATTGTCACGGCCATGGTGGGCATGCTCCAGGCCATTCCGGGAACCCGGCTGTTTGACCGGCTGCAGCAGGAAAGCCGGGTGACGAAATCCTTTACCGGGGACAATGTAAACGGCACCACCAATATCATCCCCAAGATGGGCATGGACAATCTGTTCAACGGATACCAGGCCATCATGAAACAGATCTATCAGCCGAAAAATTATTACCGCCGGATCAGGACTTTATTAATGGAGCTCAAAGCCCCTGAAATCGTTGCGCCGATTGATTTTCAGCGGTTTCTTTCCTTTTTCAGGGCCGGATTGCGGCTCGGGGTTTTCGGAAAAGAACGGTTCCACTACTGGAATCTGATTGCCTGGACCCTGGTCCGAAAACCAAGACTGGTGCCTATGGCCATCACCCTGTCCATTTACGGCTACCATTACCGGAAAATATGCGAGAGATATATCTACAAAGCATAG
- a CDS encoding FAD-dependent oxidoreductase → MTKIEFDGTTILSTASGDETIVGDYYILAINPFATAQILSKTPELAKLEVLRLFTPLVQDGPHTQVSFRVAFSEEIHFPRKRMAVIVTDSEFNLTLFAEEQAWNKDVDLGKNVKSLWTGTSCISSVPGRIYHKPVNTCTKEEVKAQILRCGALDEMIREANQGKALKDFSMMEIEVWHEWEFSAEGIRPYQPKWVNSTTTQHFMPPQTTPLANLFLAGAHTQTQTHVWSIEGAVESGRRAAKAIDPRVAVIDQYIPGWVRVISRIDDLLYAVKAPHVIDLTIALLLFLGLWFLL, encoded by the coding sequence TTGACAAAAATTGAATTTGACGGCACAACGATTCTTTCCACTGCTTCAGGCGACGAGACAATTGTCGGTGATTACTATATCCTGGCCATTAATCCTTTTGCCACGGCACAAATTTTAAGCAAAACTCCCGAACTGGCAAAGCTGGAGGTTCTCCGATTGTTTACGCCCCTTGTCCAGGATGGGCCGCATACCCAGGTATCCTTTCGGGTGGCGTTTTCAGAGGAGATCCATTTTCCCCGGAAAAGAATGGCCGTAATTGTGACTGATTCAGAATTCAACCTGACCCTGTTTGCCGAGGAACAGGCATGGAACAAGGACGTGGATCTGGGAAAAAACGTGAAATCGCTGTGGACCGGAACATCATGTATCAGCAGTGTTCCCGGCAGGATCTACCATAAACCCGTCAATACATGCACGAAAGAGGAGGTGAAGGCCCAGATATTGCGCTGCGGCGCGCTTGATGAAATGATCCGGGAAGCGAATCAGGGGAAAGCGCTGAAGGATTTTTCGATGATGGAAATCGAGGTCTGGCATGAGTGGGAATTCTCTGCTGAGGGAATCCGGCCGTATCAACCCAAATGGGTGAACAGTACCACTACCCAGCACTTTATGCCGCCCCAGACCACACCGCTTGCCAACCTGTTTCTCGCCGGTGCGCATACCCAAACCCAGACCCATGTCTGGAGCATTGAAGGCGCCGTGGAAAGTGGCAGGAGAGCCGCCAAAGCCATTGACCCGCGAGTCGCGGTGATAGACCAGTACATTCCCGGATGGGTCAGGGTAATTTCCAGAATTGATGATCTACTCTATGCGGTTAAAGCACCGCATGTTATTGATTTGACCATTGCCCTGCTCCTTTTTCTGGGCTTGTGGTTCTTGCTTTAA
- a CDS encoding Npt1/Npt2 family nucleotide transporter: MRAKLLDLLKIYEEEISLFLWTAALLFIIRSAGIILNNYAETAFLKRYGVEYLPVVNMLNAVATFFVTGLLTAFLSKTPGAKLLSYIFIFSGTIVTVIRLLIPFGIDLLYPLLFMLKSQFELLHALLFWNMCNDLFNTRQSKRLFPLLTAGGVIGLILGSFGTPYFASLFSMDNLLYLYLVTTIFGALMIQAMGRSYATLIFTEKTGKSGKKRPPMMEEIKRVYPLVKDSILVKIVLVLTFMPNVLIPIMNYQFNYAVNEQFASESAMIQFFGNFRGVLYIVSLIVLLFVGRIYGRWGMPVALMFHPFNYMLAFMAFLLRFDVFSAMYAKMSTNIIRTTINGPANSILIGLFPESYRDMIRPFLRGTVVRLALFTGSALILVSTPLFHPRYLTLVALPFLIAWAAAPFVLKARYSKILLDMISRNLLDIKSLDQKELGQIFNQEKTLADLESLFLAARGNDALWYAGLLKKISPDRLDKLILKNLGHQDEDTQVALIKMISPEYGPRAAKDLVGYLSSQRHETTIAILKFVFRHGIQAVNPSEFSSYINSSHPVVRGFACACRYADQPESLHQCIEDWLSRTDTPFRRSGIICAGLSGNQEYIPRFQSLLKEPEIDPIIPDIIRALSRLQAEAGHSAALSYLDHNHQEVRMAALDALSITNDDTLKKAIHLLGDPSDAIHDFAFEKIKAADYQNNLLLVESLALPSTRVRRGLFKLLETLDIKEFDVLLFAKKNLSKAYEYLAMAQSLENLPRGGMQDLAMEHLVGKKEMVLENILKVLAIHDQTKRMKSAWQGIFSSDSRQRANAIELLNNALDNKTFKTMLPLLESPNPSMALTEGRKLTKIQTFDSEGKQAVSNLLSSANWVDVIIGLGILRETPDISINQDLIHNLKQSDNPHILREVDMLWNKNKKSGETNGEDSSEKLSLGEKILLLKEIEIFSGLSASELAAIAGVTEERAYDKKKDVIKQNTAGETVFLIIAGKVSVIMEGENSNEESIDQMSSGSAFGEMALIDDVPRSATIRTMTPCRFLLLHKQEFKETAMEFPRIALQICSVLSRRIRHLHSLVQEKVI; encoded by the coding sequence ATGCGCGCAAAACTGCTGGATCTTCTCAAAATTTATGAAGAGGAAATCAGCCTTTTTTTATGGACAGCCGCCCTTTTGTTCATCATCCGCAGCGCCGGCATCATCCTCAACAACTATGCGGAAACCGCTTTTTTAAAACGGTACGGGGTGGAATATCTGCCCGTGGTCAATATGCTCAATGCAGTGGCCACCTTTTTTGTCACCGGGCTGTTGACGGCTTTTTTAAGCAAAACACCGGGGGCAAAACTGCTGTCATATATCTTTATTTTCTCAGGCACCATTGTCACAGTGATCCGGCTGCTCATCCCCTTTGGCATCGACCTGCTCTACCCCCTTTTGTTCATGCTCAAAAGCCAGTTTGAGCTGCTCCATGCCCTTTTGTTCTGGAACATGTGCAATGATTTGTTCAACACCCGCCAGTCCAAACGTCTGTTTCCCCTGCTCACGGCCGGGGGGGTCATCGGACTCATCTTAGGCAGTTTCGGCACCCCGTATTTTGCAAGCCTGTTCAGCATGGACAATTTGCTGTATCTGTATCTGGTCACCACTATTTTTGGTGCATTGATGATCCAGGCCATGGGGCGCAGTTACGCCACCTTGATATTTACCGAAAAAACAGGAAAATCCGGCAAAAAAAGGCCTCCCATGATGGAAGAAATCAAACGGGTATACCCCTTGGTAAAAGATTCCATCCTGGTAAAAATTGTCCTGGTTCTGACATTCATGCCCAATGTACTCATTCCCATCATGAACTACCAGTTCAATTATGCGGTTAATGAACAGTTTGCCTCGGAAAGTGCCATGATCCAGTTTTTCGGTAATTTCAGGGGCGTGCTGTATATCGTCAGCCTGATTGTTTTATTGTTTGTGGGACGTATTTACGGCCGGTGGGGAATGCCTGTGGCCCTCATGTTCCACCCTTTCAACTATATGCTGGCGTTTATGGCTTTTCTGCTCCGATTTGACGTATTTTCAGCCATGTATGCCAAGATGTCCACCAACATCATCCGCACCACCATTAACGGCCCTGCCAACAGTATTCTCATCGGTCTGTTTCCTGAATCCTACCGGGACATGATCCGCCCTTTTTTACGGGGCACTGTTGTCAGACTGGCCCTGTTCACAGGATCTGCACTGATTCTTGTTTCCACCCCCTTGTTTCATCCGAGATACCTGACCCTGGTGGCCCTGCCATTTCTCATCGCCTGGGCGGCAGCCCCGTTTGTGCTCAAGGCCAGGTATTCAAAGATTTTACTGGACATGATTTCCAGAAACCTGCTGGATATCAAAAGTCTTGACCAAAAAGAACTGGGCCAGATATTTAATCAGGAAAAAACACTGGCAGACCTGGAATCCTTGTTTCTGGCTGCCCGGGGCAACGATGCACTCTGGTATGCCGGACTGTTGAAAAAAATTTCTCCAGACCGGCTGGATAAGTTGATTCTCAAAAACCTGGGCCACCAGGATGAGGATACCCAGGTGGCCCTCATCAAAATGATTTCTCCTGAATACGGCCCCCGGGCCGCAAAAGATCTGGTCGGGTATCTGTCCTCCCAGCGTCATGAAACCACCATCGCCATTTTGAAGTTTGTCTTCCGCCACGGTATCCAGGCTGTGAATCCATCTGAATTCTCCAGCTATATAAACAGCTCTCACCCGGTGGTCAGGGGATTTGCCTGCGCCTGCCGGTATGCAGACCAGCCGGAATCGCTGCATCAATGTATCGAGGACTGGCTGTCCCGCACAGATACACCCTTTCGCCGGTCCGGTATTATCTGTGCCGGATTGAGCGGAAACCAGGAATATATTCCCAGGTTCCAGTCCCTGCTCAAGGAACCTGAAATCGATCCGATTATACCCGATATCATCAGAGCCCTGTCCCGGCTGCAGGCTGAGGCAGGCCATTCAGCCGCTTTGTCTTACCTGGATCATAATCATCAAGAAGTGCGCATGGCAGCTCTGGACGCCCTTTCCATAACAAATGATGATACTTTGAAAAAAGCGATTCACCTGCTGGGAGATCCTTCAGATGCCATCCATGACTTTGCCTTTGAAAAAATCAAAGCTGCGGACTATCAGAACAATCTGCTGCTGGTGGAATCTTTGGCACTGCCGTCCACCCGGGTTCGGCGGGGACTTTTTAAACTGCTGGAAACCCTGGATATAAAAGAGTTCGATGTATTGCTGTTCGCTAAAAAAAATCTTTCCAAAGCCTATGAATACCTGGCCATGGCCCAATCTTTGGAAAATCTTCCCCGGGGCGGGATGCAGGATCTTGCCATGGAACATCTTGTGGGAAAAAAAGAGATGGTATTGGAAAACATCCTCAAGGTTCTGGCCATCCATGACCAGACCAAACGGATGAAATCCGCCTGGCAGGGAATTTTCTCTTCTGACTCCCGCCAACGGGCCAATGCCATTGAACTGCTTAATAATGCTTTAGACAACAAAACCTTTAAAACCATGCTGCCGCTTCTGGAAAGCCCGAACCCTTCAATGGCTTTGACAGAAGGCAGAAAGCTTACAAAAATACAAACATTTGACTCAGAGGGAAAACAGGCAGTATCAAATCTGCTTTCCTCTGCAAACTGGGTGGATGTGATCATTGGGCTGGGGATTCTGCGAGAAACACCAGACATATCCATCAACCAGGATCTGATCCATAACTTGAAACAATCTGATAACCCGCATATTTTACGGGAAGTTGACATGTTATGGAATAAAAACAAAAAGTCCGGGGAAACCAATGGGGAAGATTCATCCGAAAAATTATCTCTGGGAGAAAAGATACTTCTTTTAAAAGAAATCGAGATATTTTCAGGATTGAGCGCCTCGGAACTGGCAGCCATCGCCGGTGTTACCGAGGAGAGGGCATATGATAAAAAAAAGGATGTGATCAAGCAAAACACTGCTGGCGAAACCGTTTTCCTGATTATTGCCGGCAAAGTATCGGTAATCATGGAAGGGGAAAACAGCAACGAGGAATCAATCGACCAGATGTCATCAGGCAGCGCATTTGGGGAAATGGCATTGATTGATGACGTCCCCAGGTCCGCCACTATCCGAACCATGACCCCCTGCCGGTTTCTCCTCCTTCACAAACAGGAATTCAAGGAAACCGCCATGGAATTTCCCCGCATTGCCCTGCAGATCTGTTCGGTTCTCAGCCGGCGGATCAGGCATCTGCATTCGCTGGTTCAGGAAAAAGTTATCTGA
- a CDS encoding FAD-dependent oxidoreductase produces the protein MKSVVIFGAGIAGLSAAHELNQLGYQVSVYEAMEQPGGFFRSARCSHNNMPTEYSWHGMDPWGGRWMAVAQRAQQRILVRALDRLSPGKGSYVPLAKAFDKN, from the coding sequence TTGAAATCAGTCGTTATTTTCGGCGCCGGAATCGCCGGATTAAGTGCCGCCCATGAACTCAACCAGTTGGGATATCAGGTATCGGTGTATGAAGCCATGGAACAGCCGGGCGGATTCTTCAGAAGCGCCCGCTGCAGTCACAATAATATGCCCACGGAATATTCCTGGCACGGCATGGACCCATGGGGCGGAAGATGGATGGCTGTTGCTCAAAGGGCCCAGCAGCGAATACTGGTTCGAGCCCTGGATCGCCTGTCTCCAGGAAAAGGGAGTTACGTTCCACTGGCAAAAGCCTTTGACAAAAATTGA
- the polX gene encoding DNA polymerase/3'-5' exonuclease PolX, with product MPVHNTDIAAQLNRMADLLEIEDANPFRVRAYRNAARTVKGLARPVPDLIKQKEDLTALPGIGQDLADKITQIVSQKTFTELKEIQARLPAELPRLMEIEHLGPKRVKQLYQELGISTIKELKAAARAKKIRTIQGFGKKLEHAVLNGLEQMTSESGRILLSEAEERAAPLLAHMKKAQDIDRIKLAGSFRRRKETVGDLDLLICSDTPEKVIKHFTAYADIKKIISRGETLCRAVLSSGLHVDLRVLAPDAYAAGLHHFTGSKAHNIALRKRAVKKNLKINEYGIFKGKKQISVSHEKQIYEILDLAFVVPELREHTGEIKAAEQDRLPRLIQLQDIQGDLHVHTTETDGLAGMEEMVQSAQDMGYTYLAITDHSVQVRIANGMDTRRLEKQIEKIEALNDRLDNFQVLKGVEVDIRADGRLDLPDAILKKLDVRVCSIHFSHHLSRKKQTERIIKAMENPCFNILGHPTGRLINRRKPYAVDLEKVMAAAKENGCFLELNAQPDRLDLSDEACRLARDMNVKIAVSSDAHDTGGLSHLRRGIDQARRGWLEPADVINTYSCQDLIRMMTRR from the coding sequence ATGCCGGTGCATAACACGGACATCGCAGCACAGCTCAACCGCATGGCGGATCTGCTGGAAATTGAAGATGCCAATCCTTTCAGGGTCAGGGCATACCGCAATGCCGCCAGAACCGTCAAGGGGCTGGCCCGGCCAGTACCCGACCTGATCAAACAAAAAGAGGATCTGACCGCACTCCCGGGCATCGGCCAGGACCTGGCAGACAAGATAACGCAGATTGTTTCCCAAAAAACCTTTACAGAACTGAAGGAAATCCAAGCCCGTCTGCCCGCAGAACTGCCCCGTTTGATGGAGATTGAACACCTGGGCCCCAAACGGGTAAAACAGCTGTATCAGGAACTGGGCATTTCCACCATAAAAGAGCTTAAAGCCGCTGCCCGGGCCAAAAAAATCCGCACTATACAGGGCTTTGGGAAAAAACTCGAACACGCTGTTTTAAACGGCCTTGAACAGATGACATCCGAATCCGGGCGCATTTTATTATCTGAGGCGGAAGAACGGGCCGCGCCTTTGCTGGCCCATATGAAAAAAGCACAGGATATTGACCGGATCAAGCTGGCCGGCAGTTTCAGGCGGCGCAAAGAAACCGTGGGAGACCTGGATCTTTTGATCTGCAGTGACACACCCGAAAAGGTGATAAAACATTTCACCGCATATGCAGATATAAAAAAAATCATTTCCAGAGGCGAAACCCTCTGCCGGGCAGTGCTCTCCTCCGGTCTTCATGTGGATCTGCGGGTACTTGCCCCGGATGCCTATGCTGCAGGGCTCCATCATTTCACAGGTTCCAAAGCCCATAATATCGCCCTTCGGAAACGGGCCGTGAAAAAAAACCTGAAAATCAATGAATACGGTATTTTCAAAGGGAAAAAACAGATCTCCGTTTCCCATGAAAAACAGATCTATGAGATCCTGGACCTGGCTTTTGTCGTACCGGAACTTCGGGAACATACCGGTGAAATCAAAGCGGCGGAACAGGACCGGCTGCCCCGGCTGATCCAGTTACAGGACATACAAGGGGATTTGCATGTCCATACCACAGAGACCGATGGCCTGGCCGGTATGGAAGAAATGGTGCAATCCGCTCAGGACATGGGGTATACCTATCTTGCCATCACAGATCACTCTGTCCAGGTCCGCATCGCCAACGGCATGGATACCCGCCGCCTGGAAAAGCAGATCGAAAAAATTGAAGCACTCAATGACCGTCTGGATAATTTTCAGGTGCTCAAAGGGGTCGAGGTGGACATCCGGGCAGATGGCCGCCTTGATCTGCCAGACGCGATTTTAAAAAAACTGGATGTGCGGGTCTGTTCCATCCACTTTTCCCATCACCTGTCCCGAAAAAAACAGACAGAACGCATTATCAAAGCCATGGAAAATCCCTGTTTCAATATCCTGGGACATCCCACCGGCCGTCTCATCAACCGGCGCAAACCCTATGCCGTGGACCTGGAAAAAGTCATGGCTGCCGCAAAAGAGAACGGCTGTTTTCTGGAACTCAATGCCCAGCCGGACCGCCTGGATTTAAGCGATGAAGCCTGCAGGCTGGCCCGGGATATGAATGTCAAAATTGCCGTTTCAAGCGATGCCCATGATACGGGTGGCCTGTCACACCTGCGGCGGGGTATCGACCAGGCAAGGCGCGGCTGGCTGGAACCAGCAGATGTCATCAACACATACAGCTGCCAGGACCTTATCCGGATGATGACCCGGAGGTAA
- a CDS encoding sigma 54-interacting transcriptional regulator → MQKAFINVFNNVLGSVREPLLLLDTSHKVVGANPSFYKNFCVTQKNTEGALIYDLGNGQWDIPKLRELLEEVLPQNCVFNDFEVAHSFEKIGPKIMHLNARKINLKSIDAQLILLAIEDVTEREHYKRNLEEIVEARTSELALARPAAEKEKETAEEALLEIQKLKKQLEGEKAYLTEEIKLDHNHENIIGKSDALKYVLYKVEQIAATNTTVLVLGETGTGKELVARAVHHSSTRKKRDLVKINCAALPANLIENELFGHEKGAFTGSSARQLGRFELANGATLFLDEIGELPLELQGKLLRVIQDGEFERLGSPHTIKVDARIIAATNRNLAQEVKKGNFREDLWYRLNVFPITMPPLRDRIEDIPLLVAFYVKKIARRLGKDTPIVPKLMMDALLNHDWPGNVRELENILERAVIISSGPKLRMVDDFNKPLASLDNTHKKKEAKTLEQVEHDHIVQVLEQTNWKVSGKNSATQILGLNRSTLRGRMRKLNIIKP, encoded by the coding sequence ATGCAAAAAGCGTTTATAAACGTGTTTAACAATGTCCTGGGATCGGTGCGTGAACCCCTTTTGTTACTGGATACCAGTCATAAGGTGGTCGGAGCCAACCCCTCTTTTTACAAAAATTTCTGTGTCACCCAGAAAAATACGGAAGGTGCATTGATCTATGACCTTGGCAACGGGCAATGGGATATCCCCAAACTCAGAGAATTGCTGGAAGAGGTCCTGCCGCAAAATTGTGTATTCAATGATTTTGAGGTGGCGCATTCTTTTGAAAAAATCGGCCCCAAGATCATGCATCTGAATGCCAGAAAAATCAACCTGAAATCAATCGATGCCCAGCTGATTCTTCTGGCCATCGAGGATGTGACCGAGCGGGAGCATTATAAGCGGAACCTTGAAGAGATTGTGGAAGCCCGCACATCTGAACTTGCCCTGGCCAGACCGGCGGCGGAAAAAGAAAAGGAAACCGCAGAAGAGGCGCTTTTGGAAATACAAAAACTCAAAAAGCAGCTGGAAGGGGAAAAAGCGTATCTGACCGAAGAAATCAAACTGGATCACAACCATGAAAATATTATCGGTAAAAGCGATGCGCTGAAATATGTGCTCTATAAAGTGGAACAGATTGCCGCCACCAATACCACGGTCCTGGTTCTGGGTGAAACCGGAACGGGAAAGGAACTTGTGGCCCGGGCCGTTCATCACAGCAGCACGCGAAAAAAAAGGGACCTGGTCAAAATTAACTGCGCCGCATTGCCGGCCAACCTGATTGAAAACGAATTGTTCGGTCATGAAAAAGGGGCGTTTACCGGTTCCAGCGCCAGGCAGCTGGGACGGTTTGAACTTGCAAACGGGGCCACGCTTTTTCTGGATGAAATCGGAGAACTGCCCCTGGAGTTGCAGGGCAAACTGCTTCGCGTGATCCAGGACGGGGAGTTTGAACGCCTGGGCAGCCCCCATACCATCAAGGTGGACGCCAGGATCATTGCCGCCACCAATCGGAATCTGGCACAGGAAGTAAAAAAAGGCAATTTCCGGGAAGATCTCTGGTACCGGCTGAATGTGTTTCCCATTACCATGCCGCCCCTTCGGGACCGAATAGAGGATATCCCGCTTCTGGTGGCTTTTTATGTCAAAAAAATTGCCAGGCGCCTGGGCAAAGATACCCCCATTGTTCCCAAACTGATGATGGATGCTCTTTTAAATCATGACTGGCCGGGAAATGTCCGGGAGCTGGAAAATATCCTGGAGCGTGCCGTGATCATTTCGTCAGGCCCGAAACTGCGCATGGTGGATGATTTTAACAAGCCGCTGGCCTCGTTAGACAATACCCATAAAAAAAAGGAAGCCAAAACACTGGAACAAGTGGAGCACGACCATATTGTCCAGGTTCTGGAACAGACCAACTGGAAAGTCAGCGGGAAAAACAGTGCAACCCAGATTCTTGGGCTCAACCGCAGCACCCTGCGCGGCCGGATGCGAAAGCTTAATATTATCAAACCCTGA